The nucleotide sequence CACCCAATATGGCTGGAAAGAAGAAATATACACCCGGCTCTATTTCGAGGGCGCGGTCAACCGGGCGGGAAAACTGGGCTATCGTGTAGAGCCGTTTTGGATGAGACAGCCGCGCATGACGCCGGAGCGGGCGACACAGATCCTGGAGTCGCGGGGCATCAAGGGGCTGCTCGTGGCCCCGGTGCCGGCGGCAGTCGCCCGGCTGGAACTCGATTGGGAAAAATTTTGTGCCGTCTCGCTATGTCGCAACCTAGCCTCGCCTGACATCAATGTTGTCGATCACAATCACTATCAGAGCATGACCTTGGCCTGGAGGGAACTGCGGCAGCGGGGCTATCGTCGTGTGGGCTATGCCATCAAGGAGTATTCAGAGGAAATCGCGGGCCGGCTCTGGCTCGGCACCATGCTGATCGAGCAACAGCGCGATCTAGCTCAGCAAAAGGGCATTCCTCCGCTGGTGGCCCCGGTTTGGAATCGGAAAGTTTTCGCGGCCTGGCTAGCCCGATACCGGCCGGATGTCGTGATCTCGCCCGATATCGCCGCCTATCGCTGGCTGCAGGAACTCGGGTGGAAGATTCCAGACGATATTGGTTTTCTCTGGCTGGAGGCCGTGCCCGATGAGGGCATCACGGGTGTTTGTCAGCATTTTGAAAACGTCGGCATCGCTTCGGTCGACCTGGTGCATCTGGAACTGATCCGCAGCGCCTATGGCATTCCATCTGTCCGCCAGACCATCGGCATCGATGGCAACTGGTATGAAGGCCGAACCCTGCGCCCCTCGGCCAGCGGATAAGGCGGGCCTGTCGGAGCCAGCCTCAGAGGCGGTTGCGCAGTTCGGCGGGCAGTAAGCGGTGACTCAGTTGCGCCAAGCCCGGATCGGATATGGACAAGTCAAAGGCGCGGCAAAGGACCAGGAGTCGGAAAAGGGTGGCAGGGGTCAGGAAACGCAACTTCGCTTCGTCCAGCTTCTCGAGGCAGCGGGCCACCTCCTCCCGGGCAAGTTCCGGGCGTTCCCCCTGGGCCAGCACAATGGCCAGGCTGACGCGGCGATCCCAGGCCAGGTTGCGGCTGGATCCACCCGCCAGATTTTCCATCAGTGTCTCGAAGATCTTGGTGAAGGCCGGCGGCCCGCCCCGGGCGCGTTCCACCTGGGCGAGTGCCACCAGCGCGCCAAGGTCCGCGGGGAATCGTTGGAGCGCCTGACCCGCGGCCGCGGCGAGTTCAAGCTGCTGCGTCTCCAGGAAATATTCTGCGGTCCGGCTTATGGCTGCGGCCGGATTTTCCTCGTCCGTCACTTCAAGAATGACGGTCCGATAATCCTCGAAACCGGGGATGCTGGGCAGCTGGTACGGCCGTGGCCTCAACCATGGCGGAAGGGCCCACCGATGAACCGCACTGATGAAGGTGTCCTCTGGTTTGGCGACCGACCAGCCGGCAAGCACCTCTAAATCATTGTCCCAAGACGGAAGGATAAGGTGGGTGACCCCGCGTTGATTGAGGAGTGCCTGCGCCTCATCGGCGGTGGTCGCGCTCACGATGCGAACCGCAGCGGCCAGGCCATCGCGGTTTTCCCAGTTGACCGTGCCAAGGCCGCGCCGCCCGCTGTGAAAACTCAGGTTGGGAGACAGTCCCGGGGGGGCCAGAAACACGTTTTCCGGCGCGGTGTGGTCGGCCAGCCAATGCGCCAGCGATCGCTCAAGAAGCCCTTCCACCTCCAACCGGGTAAATTCCACCTCACCATCCTGGGTGGATGAGGGCTTGAGCAACGCCAAGCCCGGCAGGAGCAACAGGCCCACACCTGCGGGCCAATGCCAGGGCAGGCGGGAAGTGGTGCCGCGGAGCTGGACAGCCACGACCATGGCCACGAGCAGTGAGAGCAACATCAGGTCAACCAGAGCCCACCAAGCGAGTTGGGACAGGGCGATGAGCAGCGTCACCAGGACAGGACCCAAGGCCAGCGCCAGGCTCATTCTGGCGGGGAGTGGCGTCCGGTGACTCGTGCACAACCAGATCGCCGGGCCGAGCAGCATGAGTGGAAGGCAGGTGGCGAGCAGTGCCGGGCTGAGTCCGTCGCGGCTAATCCAGGTGGCCATGCTTTTCGCCACGGTACCATTGGGCAGGAGAGTCAGTCGGGCGGCAGAGATATCGCCGAAAAGCAGGGAAGGCGATTTACTCCAGTGCATGGCCAACGGGAGCGCGGCCAGCGATGCCAGGACAAGTAGCAGACGCGCAGCCTGCGTCCAGGACCGGCGGGTCTTCCGGGATTGAGGATGGGCCCAGGCGAACTCCAGCACTTCACCCAGTCCGAGCCAGGCGAGACCATAGAGCGGGTGTACGGCGTGCAGCTGGAAGTCGAGGTGCGCGGGATAATACTCAATCAGATAGGCAGCCAGGCAGGTGGCGGATCCGCTGAGGCTCCAGAGCCGCCACGGTGGCGTGACTGCGGCGGTGGGGTCAGGTGCATTGCCTCGGCGAGCGAGCCAAGCGGCCAGCAGACCACCTAACGCCAGGCCGATGAGCAGGAGCGCCGCGTGCGACGGGCTGATCCACAGCCCAAGTCCACTCGTGACCCCCGCCAGACAAGACAGCGACCGGGAGCTTGTCCCACGATGGAAAGCGGCGAGCAGCGGCAGGATGGCGCCCACCGCCACCAGATTGGTCAGGTTGCGGTCATCCGGGGCCCCGGGCAGGAATCCGCCCGCCACCGGGTAGACCGTCACCAGCCCCAAGGCCAGCAGGAGGCATGGCCACGCACCAAAATGGAATGCGACAAACAAGGTTGCCCCCATGAGCAGCACCAGGTGCAGTAGTGGATCCGCCCAAAGGGCCGCCCGCTCGGTGGCCTGCCCGAGCGAAAGTTTGGAGAGTGCGTGATCGCACCAGGCAAGCAGGCCTAGCCACCAGCGATAGGGGGACGCGGCATGGACCTCCCGGCCGAATGGCGCGTTCTCCGTGTCGATGTGCCGGATGCGCCACTCCTTGGTGGCAAGCATCTGCTGAGTTTCTGCGATCCACTGGTAACTGCGGTCATGGCCCTCGGGCACGAGCAACCAACGTTTTCCTCCGGCATAGCCCGTCGGAGTAGTATCGTCTACCAGCGCGGCCTCGTGGTCGGTGTGCGTGACGGTTTCTACTCGTTGCACCCGCTGGACGGTGCACCACAGCAGCAACCCGCCGGCTCCCAACATCGTGAGCAGCCAAGTGCGGAGGGGAAACAGGTGGGGTTTGTTCATGGGGCGAGCTTGACGACAGGGCCGTCCAACGGGTCCGCACGCAAACTCAGGAAGTTCGGTGGATCAAGCTTAGTTCAAACCGATGCTCGCCGTCGCGCGCACTTGACTCACCTCCGCAATCTCTGTCCAACGAGCGTCGTCCCGAGCCATGAAATCTCGCTTCGCGCAGCCGACGACCCTGAAACTTCTGGTGAGACTGACGCCGAGTTTTCGTTTGATCCTCACCATGGTCTTCCCGGTCCTGCTGCCCGCGGCGACGCCGGCGGCCGGCATCAGCGAACAGGCCTTGGTGGCGCGGTCGGGCCCGCGCGGGGCCACGATGTTCCGGGCCATGCCGGCTTCGGAAACTGGAATCGTGACTGAGAACAACTATTCGGATCCGACAATGTGGGCTGAGCGGCACCGGGAACTGGAGCTCGGCGCCCTGGGAACCGGCGTGGCCATCGGCGACTATGATGGCGATGGCCGGCCGGACATTTTCGTCGTGAGCAAGACCGAGGGTAGCCGGATGTTCCGTAATCTTGGCGGATGGAAATTCGCGGACGTGACGGTGACGGCCAGAGTGGCCGATGTTGGCGAAGCGGCGGGTATCTGGAAGCAGGGCGTCACCTTTGCGGATGTGAACAACGACGGCTGGCTTGATCTCTACGTGTGCCGCTTCGCCGCGCCCAATCTGCTCTATATGAACCAAGGCGACGGCACTTTCCGGGAAGAGGCGGCGAGCCGCGGCCTGGCCGTCATGGACGCATCGGTCATGGCCGCCTTCTGTGATTTTGATCGGGATGGCTGGCTCGACGTTTTGCTCCAGACCAACCTGCTCGACGAGATCAAGCACCCCCAGGGGCAGAGAAATTACCTTTTCAAGAACAAGGGTGACGGCATCTTCGTCGACGTGTCCGAGCCAGCCGGGATCTCCGGCGAGGCGCAGGGACACTCGGTCGCGTGGTGGGATTACAACCACGATGGTTGGCCCGACCTTTACGTGGCCAATGATTTCGCGCCGGAGGACAAACTCTACCGCAACAATCGGGATGGCACTTTCTCGAATGTCATCGACCAGGCGGTCCCGCATACGCCGGCCTCATCCATGGGATCGGATCAGGGCGACATCAACAACGACGGTCTGATCGATTTGCTGGTGGCGGACATGGCCGCCACCACGCACGAGAAGGATCATCGCGGCATGGCCGCCACGCGCGGAATGGCGGTCGACCCCGTCCATCCTTCCTTGGCGCCGCAATACCCGCGGAATGCACTGTATCTTGCCACCGGCACCGACCGATGCCTCGAAGCCGCTTATCTTACCGGACTGGAGGCGACCGATTGGACCTGGTCGGTCCGCTTTGAAGACCTCGATAATGACGGGCGACTGGACCTGCACGTCACCAATGGCATGATCAATGAGTCGCACAACTCAGACCTACTGGGGCGGTTGATGCTGGCCCAGAATCCGGCCGAGAAAGTGCGCATAACCAAGGCCAGTCCACGGCTCGTCGAGGAGAACCTGGCCTTTCGCAATCTCGGCGACCTGCGGTTCGAAAGCGTGGGATCGGTCTGGGGCCTCAATGAGCGCGGGGTGAGTTTTGGGGCTGCTTTTGGAGATCTTGATGGCGATGGCGACCTCGACCTGGTTTATGCCAACTATCAAAAAGGCGTGACCGTCCTGCGCAACGACGCGGAGACCGGTCACCGGGTAGTATTCGCCTTGCGGGGCACGCGATCAAATCGTTTCGGGGTGGGGGCCCGGGTGCGGATTGAAACCGAGGCCGGCGGCCAGGTCCGCCAACTCGTGCTCGCTCGCGGTGTGTTGTCGAACTCAGAGCCGGTGCTTCACTTCGGTTTGGGCGAGGAGGAACGGATCAATCGGGTCACGGTGGAATGGCCCAGCGGCCAGACGCAGGAACTCACCGACCTGGCCGCCGACCGCAAATACACCCTCACCGAGCCCGCCGGCCCCGGCGAAACTCTGTTGGTGCAGAAGCCTGCGTCACGCGGACAATTCACCGATATGAGCCAGGCGGCAGGTTTGTCGGTGCTTTCGCGGGAATTTATGTTCGACGAACTGGTCCAGCAGCCGCTGCTCCCGTCGAGGCAGAATCAGCGTGGACCCGGTCTGGCCGTGGGGGATACCCGGGTCACCGGGCGGGCGGATATCGTGGTGGGGGGCACAGCCCGCGATCCGGCCAAGTTGCTCCATGCTGGGAGCGATGGACGGTTCACGACGAGCGAGATCCCGTTCCTGGCGACAGTGGGCCCGCTTAGCGACGGGCCGCTCCTGCTGTTTGAGGCCAATGGCGACGGGCATCCGGATTTGCTGGTGACGAAGGGCGGCAGCGCCCGGCCCGCAGGATCAGCAGAGTTTCAACCGCGTTTGCTCTACAACGATGGCACAGGCGTATTCCAACCGGCCCCCCCGGACCGCCTGCCCCCGTTGCCGTTCAGTGTGGGCGCGTTGGCGGCCGCGGATTTCAACCGGGATGGTCAGTTGGACTTGATCATCGGGGCACGCGTTTTGCCCGGACTCTACCCGTTAACGCCCCGTAGTGCGTTACTGGTGAATCGGGGCGGGCGCTTTGAGGATATAACGGAGATCATCGCGCCCGGTTTGCGTGAGGCCGGGATGGTGACTGCCGCGTTGTGGAGCGATGTTGATCGCGATGGCTGGCCGGACCTGCTGTTAACGATTGAGTGGGGACAGGTGTTATACTTTCACAACCGCGGTGGACAGGCGTTCGAAAACTGGACGGACCGGGCCGGGTTTGCCACCGGCGGCACGGGTTGGTGGAATTCGATTGCCGCCGCGGATTTCAACAGAGACGGGCGGAGCGATTTCGTGGTCGGAAATGTTGGTCTCAACACTCAATACCGGGCCGATGCCACCCATCCGGCCCTGCTGTTTGCGGGTGATTTCAAAGGGGACGGCACGATGCAACTGGTCGAAGGATATTTTGAAAAGAACCGGATGTTGCCGAGGCGTTCCCGCAAGGCGCTGGGGGCGTCGATCCCGGCCATTCTGAAGCGGTTAAATCGCAACGATTATTTTGCCCGCGCAACGCTGCCGGAGATCCTAGGGGATAAGGATCTTGCCGCGGCGCAGCGCTTTGCCGCCACCGAGCTCCGCAGCGGGGTGTTCCTGAGCCAGCCCGATGAGACCTATCGCTTTACCCCCCTGCCCCGTCTGGCCCAGATCGCCCCCATCAATGGCTTGTCCGCGGGTGATTTCGATGGCGATGGCTGCGCGGACATCTATGCGGTGCAGAATTCCTTTGCCCCGGTGCCGGCCGTCGGGCGCATGGATGGTGGCTTGAGCCTGCTGCTCCGTGGAGACGGTGCCGGGCAATTTGCCGCCGTGCCACCCGGCGAAAGCCATTTGCTCGTGGCGGGTGACGCCAAGGCGCTGGCGGTCCTCGATTTTGATCAGGACGGCTGGCCGGACTTTCTGATCACGCGCAATAACGGCACGACTTTGGCCTATCGGAACAACGGCCTGCCTGGAAGAAATTCGCTGTGCATTTCCCTCCGTGGCTCCAAAGGAAACCCTGCGGCAGTCGGGGCGCGGATTTCACTGCGGCTGTCCAATGGCCGCTGGCAATCCGCCGAAATCTATGCCGGATCCGGTTATTACAGCCAGTCAGCATCCTCGGTTTTCTTTGGCTGGCCCGAGGGAATTGTCCCTCAGGAAATTTCGGTCGTGTGGCCCACCGGCGATGTCACGAATTTGCCCGTGCCGAAGAATCCGGAAACCACTTGGCGCATTGACGCTCCTTGATTCTGAGGGTGGGCAGGAATGCGCGGTGATCGCTTTCTGGGTCTAGCAGGCAGCGATGGGTGAAACAGAGACAGCCCTGCGTGCAACAGGGTGGTTGAGTGCAACCATTGGACGAAAAGATATACAATTAAAGCAAAGGGTCCGTTGCCGGCATTGCCCCAGGGTGTCACCAACTCGCCCCAGAAATCGATCAGTTCACCCCATTACCCCCCCGGTTGACTGTTCAGGCTCGATCCGTCGAGCCTGGATCGGAAACCCCAAGAAATAACCCTACCGGTTCTGCTTACTCGCAGGATCTCCACCGCAAAACCATGAATCCTAACACCATGTCTCGTCGTTCTGTTCGCTGGTTGGGCCGAAGTCTGATGCTCAGCGTTGGCCTGATTTCGTTGCAGGCCCAGCAAGTCAATCAGAGCAATCCTGCCGAACAGTCGGGTCCCACGCCGGCCAAACCGGTGGTCCTGGAATCCGCCAAACCCGATGAGGAAGTGCTGGTGCTCTCCCCGTTCGTTGTCGATGCCAGTCAGGATAAGGGCTATCGGGCGACCAGCACCTTGGCCGGCAGCCGCATCAACACGCAAATGAAGGATGTCGCCGCCCCGGTCACCGTGTTGACCAAAGAGTTTCTTGATGACTTGGGGGCGGTTGGAATCAACGATGTAATGAGCTATCTGGCGAACGGTGAAGGCACCGGTTCCTACACCCAGACCAATGCCGTGTTGGGAGCACCCTCAGACGAGATCGTGCAGAATCCCACGACTGCGCAACGCGTCCGCGGCCTCCAATCCGCGGACATCACCCGCGACTATTACTACAGCCTTTCCAACGGTGTCGGGTTTGATTCCTACAATCTGGATCAGGTCACATTGAGCCGCGGACCGAATTCAATCCTCGCGGGCCTGGGTTCACCGGCCGGTATCATCAACTATTCGCCGCAACAGGCGGGCCTAGGTCGGAACTCCACGGAAGTGAGCTATCGCTTCGGCAGCTGGGGTGACCAGCGCGCCACCTTGAACAGCAATCTGGTCTTGGCCGATGATAAACTGGCTGTGCGCGTTGCTGGTGCTTGGAGTGAAAAAGGCTACAAGCAGCAACCGGCGTTCAATAAAGACCAGCGGCTCTATTTCGCCGCCACTTTCAAGCCCTGGCAGAAGACCAGTGTGCGGGCTTCCTACGAACAGGTTGCCATCGACCGCAATCTGCCAAACACACTCACTCCGGAGGATGGGGTCACGCAATGGGTGAGCGAAGGTAAGCCGACGGCCTCTCCTCCGGCGACGCCCGCGTACAGTTTTCCCGCTTTTGATGGCGCTGGGCAGACGCTGATCTACAATACGGCGGGCGTGCTGGTCGGGGCCCAACCGATGAACGCCCCGAACAGCCGGACCTATGCCCAGAAAAATCTCACGGGGGTCAAAATTTGGACCCCGCTGCGCCTGAACCACAACCGCTACCTCGACTTGGAGAACCTCAACACCAACGCCCAGTTTGCGGACATCACCTACAAGACCTACACGTTCTCCATCGACCAGGAAATCCTCCCCAATCTGAATGCGAATGTAGGATACACGCGGGAAGATATTGAGCAGGAGCGTATCGTGCTCTACCGCCCGCAGTACACGATTCTCAATATCGACGTCAATACGACGACCCCGTGGGGTGCTCCGAATCCGTTCTTCGGCCAGCTCTACATGGATCAGCGCGGCTTGGACAACAAGAACACCTCGGACAACAAAAACGAAGTCATGCGCGGCACGCTGACCTATGACCTGGATCTCAACAAGCACAGCAAGTGGCTTGGGCGGTGGCGTCTGACGGGCTTTGCCGAGAGCCGGGAAACCAATTTCAATTCCTTTGGCTACACGACCAACGCCACGTTCAGTTCGGGTGCCGCGATGACCCAGCTCAATGCCAGGCACTACCTCGGTGGCTCCTTTGACAAGCCGGCGACTACGGTCCCCATCTATCATGGTCTGGTTTCGAGCGTGCCGCACGCCTACTTCGACTCGGCCACCAGCAGCTGGAAATCCGACACGCTGACCAGCAGCTATGTTCAGGGTGCCAACAACAAGCGCCTGGACAAACTGGATACTTCAGCCGTGGTGTTGCAAACTTGGCTGTGGGACGACCGCATCGTGGGTCTCTTTGGCTACCGCAAGGACAAGAATGGCTCGGCCACCCTGACCAGTCAGGGTACACCGGTCAGTGCTTCGGCTGCTTTCCCGGCCTTGACGGAACTCAGCGGCACGACCCGCTCCCTGGGTGTGGTCTACCATGCCACCAAGTGGCTGAGCTTCCACTACAACAAGTCGGATAATTTCGTGCCCAACGCCGGCTCGATCGACCTGTTGGGTAATCCCACGCCTTCGCCCACCGGCGAAGGTACCGATTACGGTGCTTCCTTCAACCTGTTCGACGACAAGCTGAACCTTAAACTCAACATTTATGAGCTGGAGTCCAAGGACGGCCCGGCTGGCAGTGACGCCTCCTTCGCGGGTTGGTGGTCGATGCCGTGGTTTGACACCGATGTCATGAAGGCCTTGGCCACCCAAGCCGGCAAACCGTACCAGCAGGGCATCCAGGCGGGATTGATCTATGGCGATCCCCGCCTAACCAATGGCTACACGGCCAACAGCATTTCCAAGGGCTTGGAATTGGAGGCAACCTACAACGTGACCAAGAACTGGCGCATCATGGGCAGCATCTCCAAGCAGGATGCCAAGCAATCCGGCGTGGCGGTTCCGCTGACCGAGTTCATCAACAAGCGCATTGAATACTATAAGGCTCAGGGGCTTTGGACCGGCGTCGTCGGGGCCGGCATCTGGGGTGCCGCCCAAACTGGCGAGCAACACTACAACCAGTGGGTGCTGCCGGGCGTCATCGCCTATCAAGCCAGCGACGGCAAGCCCTCGCAGCAGATCGCGGAATGGCACGCCAGTGGTCTCACCAACTACAGCTTCACTGAGGGCAAGCTGAAGGGCTGGGATATCGGCGGTGGCCTGCGCTACGTGGACAAGGCCGTCATCGGGAATCCCGCCTTCACGAACGCATCCGGCGCCGTTACAGGACTGGACACGGCCAATCCCTACACCGAGGACAGCTATGTGGGCGTTGATGCGTGGATCGGATATTCCACCAAGTGGCGGGAAAAATATGATGTGTCGTTCAACCTCTACGTCTACGACCTGCAGGAAAGCGGCGGCTTCCGCGCCATCGGAGCCAATTCTGATGGCACGAGGGCGGTATTCCGCATTATTCAGCCGCGTAGCTTCTACTTCACTACCAAGCTGAAATTCTGACGCCACGGGTGTGGACCAGAGGTCTGGCGAACAACCCTCTCGGTAAGACCGAGAGGGTTTGTTTTCTCCCAAAGCACCCACCAATCGATCACCCTTGTTCCTATGCCGAAACCGGCATGACGTCCTTCCCGATGGTACATCATCCTTTGAATTCCCGGCCCTTGCCCAAGCACATCGCCTATGGCGGGGACTATAATCCGGAACAGTGGGCCGAGGCGGTCTGGCAGGAGGATGTCCAGCTCATGCGCGAGGCCGGAGTGAATCTGGTGACCGTGGGCGTGTTCAGCTGGGCCAAGTTGCAACCGAGCGAGCGGCGGTTTGATTTCGGCTGGCTCGACCGGGTGTTGGACCTTCTGCATAGCAATGGGATCGGGGTTTGCCTTGCGACCGCCACAGCGTCGCCGCCGCCTTGGCTTTCGATCCAGTATCCAGAAATCCTGCCGATCCTGGCTGACGGCGTGCAACTGCAGGCGGGGGCCCGGCAGCATTACTCCCCCAGCAGCAGGATCTATCGCAAGTTTGCCCAAAGATTGGTGACACGGATGGCGCGCCGGTATCGCAAGCATCCTGCGCTGGTCACCTGGCACATCAACAATGAGTATGGCTGTCATGTGCCGGAGGGCTGCCATGGTCCGGATAGCACCCTGGCCTTCCGGGATTGGTTGCGGGCAAAATACTCCACGCTCGATGAGTTGAACGAGGCCTGGGGTACCGCCTTCTGGAGCCAGCAATACGGCCGGTGGGAAGAGGTGCTCACTCCCAGGCGAGCTCCTTATCACAGCAACCCCACCCAATGCCTGGATTTCAAGCGATTCACCAGCGACGCATTTCTTGCGCTGTATCGGATGGAATTGGGGATCCTGCGCAGAGCTACGCCGGACATTCCGGTTACGACCAACTTCATGGGCTTCTTCAAGCCGCTGGACTATCGGGCCTGGTCCCCGGAGCTCGATTACATCTCCTGGGACAGTTATCCGGATCCCGGCGACGAGGCTGCGGCGCGCCATGCAGCGGCGGCGGGGCATGACCTGATGCGGTCACTCAAACCGGATCGCCCGTTTTACCTGATGGAGCAGGCGACCTCCTATGTTAATTGGCGGCAGGTCAACCTGCCGAAGCGCCCGGGCCTGATGCGCCTGCACAGTCTGCAATCAGTCGCGCGGGGTGGCGATGGCGTCCTGTTTTTCCAGTGGCGGCAATCCAAGGCCGGCGCGGAAAAATTCCACAGCGGCATGGTGCCGCATGTGGCGATTGCCAAAAGCCGGGTCTTCGCCGAGGTGCGGTCACTCGGAGCCGAATTGAAGAAACTACAAGGCGTCACAGGATCGTTGGTCCGGAACCGCGTCGCGATCGCCTTTGACTGGCATGCGTGGTGGGCGGTGGAGCTGGAATCCAAACCCGGCCGGATTGACTATGCCGGTTGGACCAACCAGCTGCACCGGTGGTTCTACCAGCGGAACATTGGCGTGGATTTCGTCCACCCCGGCAGCGACCTGGGTTGCTATAATCTGGTGCTGGCGCCCGCGCTTTACCTGCTGTCGGCCAGTGACGCCGCCAATGTGGAAAAGCATGTGGCCGGCGGAGGCACTTTGCTCGCCACCTATTTCTCGGGCATCGTTAACGAGAGAGAGCAAGTCGTGACCGGCGGCTACCCGGCCCTGCTCAGCAAGACCCTTGGACTGTGGGTCGAGGAATGGGTCCCCTACCCGGAAGGACGGGGCAACCAGGTGCGGTTTGGGGGTCAGCGCTACCGGTGCGACCATTGGTGCGACCTCCTGCACCTTGAGGGAGCCAAGGCGCTTGCGACCTATGCCGGTGACTACTTCGCCGGGCGCGTGGCCGTCACACAGAACAAGTTTGGCCGCGGCCAGGCCTTTTATCTGGGGACACGGCTCGATGTATCGGGCTTGGACCGGTTGCTCACCCTCGTGGGACGGGCCGCGGGCGTGCAGGCGGTGTTGCCTGCTCCGCCGAACGTGGAGATCACCCTGCGCGAAGGTGCGGCGGCGCGATATTTGTTTCTGCTCAATCATGGCGACAAATCTGCCCGGATATCCCTGCAGGGTTTGCACGGACGGGAACTGCTGGAGAACCGTAAAGTGGCGGAATCACTGGTCGTGCCGCCGCTGGATGTCCGCGTGATTCAGCTGCCTAAAAAATGAATAGTCATCGGTCGCCTGTCTTCGGAAGGCGCGTTGGCGCGCTCCTTTTTACGGCGATTCTCGGCGCCTCCCAGTGTGCCCAGATTGCGACCGGCCACCCCGTGCATCGTCCCGGCCTGCCTCGCCTCGGTGCGGATCAGGTCGGGACGCCGGTAGTCCTGCCACAAGCGGTGCAGTTCGACTTCACTTCGCGGCTGACTGGGCAGGATTACCGGCTGTACGTGTCCGTTCCGCCCCGGTTGCAGCCGGGCAAGCGTTACCCGGTGCTCTACGTGCTCGATGGTTATTGGTATTTTCACGCCGCGGCCCGCAGTGTGCCGGCAGACCCGGGGGATCACCTGCAGCCGGCGATTGTCGTGGGCCTCGGCTATCCGACAGACAAGATGGACGAGCTGCTCCGCCGCCGGACTTTTGACTTGGTGCCGCCTCCTCCCCCGGGCGGTGCCATGGCTGGAGTGGAACCGGGCACGGGCGGACTGGATGATTTCATCCGCATGCTGCTCGAGGAGGTCAGGCCATTCGTGCAGGATCGCTATCCGGTTGATTCAGGCCGGCAGGCCATCTTTGGGATGTCCAATGGCGGTCTTGCGGTCTTGCGGATGCTTTTCCGTCACCCGCAGGCCTTTCAAACCTATATTGCGGCCAGCCCCGCCATCTTTCACCACAATCGGGTCATCCTGGCGGACGAGGCGAATTTCGGGGCGAAGCTACAGGCCCTGGAGACCACTTTGCGCGTGCTTATCACCACGGCCGTCGATGAGCAGTACCGGGGAACGGATCCAGTGCTGCTCGCGAATGACTGGCGCTTCGTGGACAATGCCGCCGAGCTCGCCGACCGGCTCGCCGGGCT is from Lacunisphaera limnophila and encodes:
- a CDS encoding FG-GAP-like repeat-containing protein, whose protein sequence is MKSRFAQPTTLKLLVRLTPSFRLILTMVFPVLLPAATPAAGISEQALVARSGPRGATMFRAMPASETGIVTENNYSDPTMWAERHRELELGALGTGVAIGDYDGDGRPDIFVVSKTEGSRMFRNLGGWKFADVTVTARVADVGEAAGIWKQGVTFADVNNDGWLDLYVCRFAAPNLLYMNQGDGTFREEAASRGLAVMDASVMAAFCDFDRDGWLDVLLQTNLLDEIKHPQGQRNYLFKNKGDGIFVDVSEPAGISGEAQGHSVAWWDYNHDGWPDLYVANDFAPEDKLYRNNRDGTFSNVIDQAVPHTPASSMGSDQGDINNDGLIDLLVADMAATTHEKDHRGMAATRGMAVDPVHPSLAPQYPRNALYLATGTDRCLEAAYLTGLEATDWTWSVRFEDLDNDGRLDLHVTNGMINESHNSDLLGRLMLAQNPAEKVRITKASPRLVEENLAFRNLGDLRFESVGSVWGLNERGVSFGAAFGDLDGDGDLDLVYANYQKGVTVLRNDAETGHRVVFALRGTRSNRFGVGARVRIETEAGGQVRQLVLARGVLSNSEPVLHFGLGEEERINRVTVEWPSGQTQELTDLAADRKYTLTEPAGPGETLLVQKPASRGQFTDMSQAAGLSVLSREFMFDELVQQPLLPSRQNQRGPGLAVGDTRVTGRADIVVGGTARDPAKLLHAGSDGRFTTSEIPFLATVGPLSDGPLLLFEANGDGHPDLLVTKGGSARPAGSAEFQPRLLYNDGTGVFQPAPPDRLPPLPFSVGALAAADFNRDGQLDLIIGARVLPGLYPLTPRSALLVNRGGRFEDITEIIAPGLREAGMVTAALWSDVDRDGWPDLLLTIEWGQVLYFHNRGGQAFENWTDRAGFATGGTGWWNSIAAADFNRDGRSDFVVGNVGLNTQYRADATHPALLFAGDFKGDGTMQLVEGYFEKNRMLPRRSRKALGASIPAILKRLNRNDYFARATLPEILGDKDLAAAQRFAATELRSGVFLSQPDETYRFTPLPRLAQIAPINGLSAGDFDGDGCADIYAVQNSFAPVPAVGRMDGGLSLLLRGDGAGQFAAVPPGESHLLVAGDAKALAVLDFDQDGWPDFLITRNNGTTLAYRNNGLPGRNSLCISLRGSKGNPAAVGARISLRLSNGRWQSAEIYAGSGYYSQSASSVFFGWPEGIVPQEISVVWPTGDVTNLPVPKNPETTWRIDAP
- a CDS encoding LacI family DNA-binding transcriptional regulator, with the protein product MRRVSMREIAAAARVSVMTVSLVLREQGRVSEAMRQKVKQTADQLGYRPDPALSALMTYRHERQTVRDYQTLAFVSNFSTQYGWKEEIYTRLYFEGAVNRAGKLGYRVEPFWMRQPRMTPERATQILESRGIKGLLVAPVPAAVARLELDWEKFCAVSLCRNLASPDINVVDHNHYQSMTLAWRELRQRGYRRVGYAIKEYSEEIAGRLWLGTMLIEQQRDLAQQKGIPPLVAPVWNRKVFAAWLARYRPDVVISPDIAAYRWLQELGWKIPDDIGFLWLEAVPDEGITGVCQHFENVGIASVDLVHLELIRSAYGIPSVRQTIGIDGNWYEGRTLRPSASG
- a CDS encoding TonB-dependent siderophore receptor: MNPNTMSRRSVRWLGRSLMLSVGLISLQAQQVNQSNPAEQSGPTPAKPVVLESAKPDEEVLVLSPFVVDASQDKGYRATSTLAGSRINTQMKDVAAPVTVLTKEFLDDLGAVGINDVMSYLANGEGTGSYTQTNAVLGAPSDEIVQNPTTAQRVRGLQSADITRDYYYSLSNGVGFDSYNLDQVTLSRGPNSILAGLGSPAGIINYSPQQAGLGRNSTEVSYRFGSWGDQRATLNSNLVLADDKLAVRVAGAWSEKGYKQQPAFNKDQRLYFAATFKPWQKTSVRASYEQVAIDRNLPNTLTPEDGVTQWVSEGKPTASPPATPAYSFPAFDGAGQTLIYNTAGVLVGAQPMNAPNSRTYAQKNLTGVKIWTPLRLNHNRYLDLENLNTNAQFADITYKTYTFSIDQEILPNLNANVGYTREDIEQERIVLYRPQYTILNIDVNTTTPWGAPNPFFGQLYMDQRGLDNKNTSDNKNEVMRGTLTYDLDLNKHSKWLGRWRLTGFAESRETNFNSFGYTTNATFSSGAAMTQLNARHYLGGSFDKPATTVPIYHGLVSSVPHAYFDSATSSWKSDTLTSSYVQGANNKRLDKLDTSAVVLQTWLWDDRIVGLFGYRKDKNGSATLTSQGTPVSASAAFPALTELSGTTRSLGVVYHATKWLSFHYNKSDNFVPNAGSIDLLGNPTPSPTGEGTDYGASFNLFDDKLNLKLNIYELESKDGPAGSDASFAGWWSMPWFDTDVMKALATQAGKPYQQGIQAGLIYGDPRLTNGYTANSISKGLELEATYNVTKNWRIMGSISKQDAKQSGVAVPLTEFINKRIEYYKAQGLWTGVVGAGIWGAAQTGEQHYNQWVLPGVIAYQASDGKPSQQIAEWHASGLTNYSFTEGKLKGWDIGGGLRYVDKAVIGNPAFTNASGAVTGLDTANPYTEDSYVGVDAWIGYSTKWREKYDVSFNLYVYDLQESGGFRAIGANSDGTRAVFRIIQPRSFYFTTKLKF